The window AATCAATTAGTTAGAGAGCCTGGCTGAATTATGCAGGTCGAATTTTGCTTTAGAACAAGGTATAGATAAATGGTGCGACAACGGATCCCTTGGCCAGGATCAGCAAACCACCCATGATGATCATGACCGTAATTACGGGTGCCAACCAAAGTTTTTTACGTACTCGTAAAAAAGCCCACATTTCGGCTACGAAAGACATAGTTGAGTTCCTTTAGTGCTGGTTCTTGAAAGAATTCGGTTCAGGGCCGACTGGATTGCGAATGATCCAATGAGATGAAACATTTCTGCGTTTCAGACGTAGTTCGTCACGACCAAATATTTTGGTCACGAGTGCGATCGGAGTGATGAGCAAGAAAAAAATGAATCCGAGAACAATGGGACTTACGATTTTGCTCAACAGGATGCCGAACTTGAACCAGAGTTTGTTTGGTAGAGTGAGCCAATCAGGAGCAACGGATGCGAGGCCACCAAAACCAGCAGCTAAAACGACTGAAACAGTGGCTGACATATTGGATTCTGACCAGAAAAGGTAGGCGCTCAAGCAAATAAAAATTATAGCAAAAAAATAGCCGAACTTTCTGTTCGACGGTAAAGGGATTTCTTTATCAAGCATACTCGCCTCATATGATACGCAACTTCTAAATGTTGCGAGCAAGTTGCTTTCTGCGAATTAATTTTGAATGAATTTAACTTGGAAACGCTCTATAAAGTCCAGTTTTGGTTAAGAATTGCTGAGCACGAAAGATTTTTAGAAATCAGTAAGAAAGGATGTGAAAGAGCAGCGGATAAATAGAACTTTGCTCACGCCATCATATGATGCGAATTACATCGAATGGTAGTAGAGTATCAGGGAATTCCTGAACCACATAAAGCATTCAAAGAAAGGTAAAGTGGCGGACCTAGATGTATTAGGTTCGAACCAATTATTCGACGAGCTTACCCGTTGGAATGAAGTTTTACAACACCACAAAAATGACTTGCGGGGGCCTTGCCCATGAGGTCTTTGCATTCGAAACCGATTAAGCGTCCGCCACCATTTTCCATTCGCTTTACGCCTGAAGAGCGTGATCAGGTTGAACAGGCTGCGGGCGGGATGCCACTTGCGTCCTATATTAAATCCGTCGTTCTTTCTGATAATGCGCCTGTCTATCGCAAGCGACGCAAGCCGCCTGTTGTTGACCAAAAGCTTCTCGCAGAAATCCTTGCGCGACTTGGTGGAAGCCGCACGGCAAGTAATCTCAATCAGATCGCCAAACATTTGAATCAAGGGACATTGATTGTCGATCCTGATTTGGAAGTGGATTTACATCGCGCCATCGCGGAAATGGCGTGGATGCGAGCAAGTTTGATGCGGGCTTTGGGGATCAAATTATGATCCTTAAAGGCTCACAACGTGCGGGTGCATCCGCTCTTGCTAATCATCTAATGAATGAGCGTGACAACGATCACATTACATTGTTAGAGTTGCATGGATTCGCTTCCAGCAACCTAAACGATGCACTGTTGGAAACGCATGCCATTTCTAAGGCAACGCGGTGTAAGCAGTATATGTTTTCTTTGAGTTTAAACCCACCCAAGGACTGTATTGCGACCGAAGATGATTACATCGAGGCCGCTGATCGTGCAGAAAAAACATTGGGATTGGATGGGCAACCCCGTGCCATTGTTATTCATGAAAAAGAAGGTCGCCGCCACGCACATGTGGTGTGGTCACGCATTGATGGGCAGGAGTTAAAGGCAATTAATCTCCCTCATTATAAGAACAAGCTGCGTGATTTATCGCGTGATTTGTTTTTGGATCATGGATGGGATTTACCCAATGGACTGAAGACTTATGGTGGCAAAAGCCCTCTCAACTTCACCCTGGAAGAATGGCAGCAAGCCAAACGACAAAATATCGACCCTCGTGAGATCAAACAGGCATTTCAGCAAGCGTGGGAACGATCTGACAGTTTGGTTGGCCTAGTAAACGCCTTAGAGGATCGCGGATATTTTCTAGCTCGCGGTGATCGACGTGGCTTTGTCGCTATAGACGTCGATGGGAATGTCTACGCGCTTTCGAAATGGTCTGGTGTACGCGCTAAAGATTTAAAATCCAAACTTGGATCTCCTGACCAGTTGCCCTCTGTTGATGAGACAAAGGACACCATCCGATCCAAGGTTTCAGATCAAATGCGGGATTATATCTCGCAAGTGAAAGACCGTCAGCGCCGCGATTTTGATCCGCTACGTGAAACCCACGACGCAATGAAACAAGCACATCGAGAAGAACGACAAAAGCTGCATGATGGGCAAACTAAACGCTGGACAAACGAAACCAAGTTGCGTTTTGAGCGGCTGAATAAAGGGCTACGCGGTCTGTTTGATCGCCTGACTGGTAAAGCAAAATCCATTCAAAAGCAGAATGAAATGGAAGCGAGGGCTTGCGCGGCACGTGATCAGAAACAACGTGATTTTATGGTCATGGCACAAATGGCAGAGCGCCAAAAACTCCAAAGACAGATCGATACACTGCGCGCCAAACACAAAAGGGACCGAAAAATACTCGCGAATGATGTTGCGCGATCTTTGCAACGCCAACGTAAATTCAAAGATATTGAACACAATCACGGCCTCAATATTAGGCCTCACCCCACTCTATCTCTATGATTTAGGATATATCTATGAAACTGAACTATTTGATTTCAGCTACAATTACTGGAATGCTCGCTATTGTCTTGTTTACAACCAGCACCGAGGCACAATCCATATTTTTTGGCATTGATGATTATGGAAGGCGAACGAACCCAATCGGCTTAAAGCTCCTAACAATGTTGATCCCGATTTGTTTAGGGTTTTGCATAGGTTGGTTTTTCTCGCCAGGAGCAAGCAGAGTCAGAGGTGCGACCCTGATTTTTAGTGCCGTTTCTATAATTTTAGTAGCAATCGCCAACGATGGGGTCTTAGGCGGAAGCTCCGCCCTGCTTGTTGCTGTCGTAGGCTTTTTTGGTGCACTTGGTTTTTGGCTTAAAAGGGGAATCTCTGCGCTTGGTGAAGCGCCAAGAACTTTTGGGTCAAGCCGTTGGGCTACTCAAGAAGATTTAGAAATACACAACATTATTGGTGATGATGGGATTAGAATAGGACAAGCCTATCACCAAGCTCCGACAGACGTGATTTCATATAAAGGTGACCGACATCTTTTAACTGTTGCCCCAACACGATCAGGTAAAGGCACAACCCAAATCATCCCGAATTTATTGAGCTATACAGGCTCTACGCTTGTGATTGATCCTAAAGGCGAAAATGCCATGATTACAACAGGGCATCGTAAGGCTATGGGCCAAGATGTTTATATTGTTGATCCGTGGGGCATTGCAAATATTGAAGGCATAGAAACGGCACATTTTAATCCTCTTGATTGGCTCGATATTACTGATGTTGATATTACGGAAAATGCTATGTTGCTTGCTGACGCATTGGTTGTTGGTGAAAACCACGCAGATAGTTTTTGGATCGAAGAGGCGAAAGCCTTGTTGCAGGGACTTATTCTTTATGTTGCGACTGATGAAAATGAGGCAGACCAACGCCATTTGGGTCGAGTTCGGGATTTGCTCTTGTTGGATGGCGAAGACATGCCAAAACAGTTTAAAAGAATGACCCAATCCCCTCACCATATTGTCGCCAGCACTGGCGCGCGATGCTTACAGAAAGAACCCAAACTTATTGCCAATGTCCTTGCGGCAGCGCAGGCACAAACTCATTTTCTTGATAGTGCGCGAATACGTGAAAGTCTTTCTATGTCTGACTTTAAGTTTGAGGACTTGAAGACAAAACCGATGTCAATATATTTGGTTTTACCAGCAGATCGTCTTAATGCGTTTGGTCGATGGCTGCGGTTGCTCGTGCAACAAGCCATTACAGTCAATGCTAGGAATATCGCCAAGAAGCCTGAAAAACCGATCTTGTTTATTTTGGATGAGTTCGCGGCATTAGGGCGGCTAAGTATGGTTGAGCAAGCGTATGGATTGATGGCGGGCTTCGGGCTTCAAATATGGGGTATTGTTCAGGACTTCAATCAGTTGGAGCGTATCTATGGCGGTGGTTGGCAATCTTTCGTCTCGAATTCAGGCATGATTAACTACTTCGGCTCGAGTGACAAAATGACGGCTGAGTATTTCTCGTCCATGTGTGGTGAAACAACAGTTTGGAACTTTAGCTCCGCTGTTGCTAATGCCTTTTCTCCAAGCTCGGGGGACAAGTCGACAACAGAAACGGACAACAGATCAGCAGCACAACGTAAACTTGCTTATCCCGATGAGTTAATGCGTATAAACACGACTAAACAGATCGTTTTTATTGAGAATATGTATCCACTTCAGGCATTTAAAACACCATGGTTTAAAGATGAAGCCCTGAAATCCAAAGGTGTTAACCTGCATGATCAATAATCATTATTTGGTGGCGGGAAATTTCCGCCACTACCCATTTATGAGAACTTCAAGGATTGTTGCTGTGAGTGACGAGGACAAAAACAACCGTTCGAAAAATCCGTTCAACTTAAACGCCCAACCTCAAAAGAAGACAAACATTAGGGATCAAGATAACGTAGCCAAAGAACATAGCCCTCCAAATAATGAAAGCCATCCACGCCCCAATACTGCACCGCGCGGCATGAAAGGCATAAAGACAAAAGAACAACAGCAACAAGCGTATGATGTCGAGTTTGAGTTTGATCTTCTTGTAGAAAAAAGTGACATGGAATGGCATCGCGTAATCGACGGTAACTTTGATCATTCCGAAAATCTGAAAGGCTTTAGTTTCGAGTTGACGCTCAGCGAAGACAATAAAAGCAAAACGATTGAGGGAAGTAATATTGAACAACTTGATTTGAAGAAGGATGGTCTGATCGTTTCACGTTTTGATAAAGGCTGGAAACATAAATCCAACATGCCGAAGGCAAACAAAGCAATAGAACAACTAAAAGAGAAATTCCCCGAGCAAAAGAAGGAGTTTAAATCCTTTGCCGATATGAACCCTAATGACGATAGGGATATTGATTTATAAGATAATTTTGTGGAAATGATAGTCGATATTTGTTATTATTTAGAATGGATTACTTAGATAAACACTTATTTCCCGAACACGAACCTGTTGGTCGAACAGTCACCAATTGTCTCGGGTCACGAGAGATCGTTGTTCTCCCAAAAGGCTATTGGGATTATTTAGATTTCCTAGCAAACCAAGGGCTTGATGTGCGTAAATGGGTCAAAAAAGTTGACTCCAAACGCCCTAAAGATAAATCGTTCGGCGAATTTTTGATGGAACGCATTTGGATAGACGAATGCGAGCGTTATCGTCGTGGTGATCCATGCCCTCCGTCGTCTCCTCCTGAAGGTTATTGTGAGTAGACACCTCTCACCACAATCCAAACAAATCTCCTTGCTGGTTGAGAAGTTCATCAATAAGGATCAGATGGGCAAAGCCATTGACCAGATGATTATGTTTGAGGCTCATTGCTGTGTGGATGTCATCCGAGCAAACAGGAGTTTCAGGCGTTCCGCGCTGTTTGCGATAGCGATGCAATGTCAAAGCCATCCGCCGATAGAAGCGTAAATCCTTTTTCAGATCAGCTTCGAACTTCTCTCTAAACTGTCTCAATGTGGCAGATCGCTGTGGCTCAGCTTTCCTGTCTGCTGCATGAATGTCATCGCGTGCATAGCCTTGATAGCCGCTTTGACATGTTGCGTCTCTGATCTGCTTGGGAGTGAGAACTTTCCCACCCAAAAGATAATACCAAGAATGCCCCGCGCTGTATCCGCCATGCGTGTGAGGGTTTGAGTATGTCATGGTTCACCCTCCCTTACGCCATGCGATAAACGCAGGTTTCACCTGTGATGGTGGTTTCGGCATAATCATGCCCCAGATCACGGGCAATCGCGTCATAATCAAGATAGAATGCCAACCGCTCGGGAATGTCTCCGAATAAACCGTCTTCAATGAAGTGACGAGCAAGATCGTTTAGATCCATGCCTGCATAAAGATCAATATCCAGATCGTCTGGATCATCGCTTTCCAGATCAAAGCTATAGCCACATTCGCCAACGGCAATCACAATATCGGTCTTGTTCCAATCTTCCCATTTATCCAGCTTTTCCATGAAGGGCAGTATCGTTGCCTGACTGATGCAAAGTGCCTTGAACAATTCCGCATCAATGGCATCACCATCAATGAATTGCAGCTCGAATTCTTCGACTGGATCCCCATAGCGATTGGTGATCTTGCCAATGGTTTCCTTGTAGGTCTCCGCATCACTAAAATAAAAACCTGTCGCATCGATATCGTAGGGCTGGGCGTAAAAAGTCACTGTCATTTGTCTTCTCCTTTTTGGACTTGGGTTGCGCTTACAACCCTTGCCCTCTGGCGAAGACGGAGATGGGAGGGGCAAAGCGGAATCGACTTGGGTGGTGCGGGCGCAACAAAGTGAGCCACGGCCATGTCTATTCCGCTTTATGGGGAGAGAAGAGGCTGGTCTCTCGGCTTCCCCTTAACACAACAAAAAAAGAGCCCTGATTGCATTCAAGCACTCAAGGCTCCTGCTGATTTATTCCTTAGCAAGCTGTGGAGCGGGGGGCTTGCGTGATGCAATAATCAACCCGCCACCAACCAATAAGAAAAACGCACCGACATAAGTAAAGATCGCCGAGTAGCCGCCAATGGGGCAAGATCGCGAACCAAACCGCGATACCAAGCAAGTGGCATGCTGCGTTTGGACCTCACGGCGTTGCATGACATAAACCCGATAGCTTCCTGGATTGCGGCGTTTGAGTTGCACACCAAAATGCGTCTGAGGACGACTATATTGCTTGGCCCATTTCTTCCATTCCTGCTCAGAAATAATATCAGGAGCAGTCCAGTAAACAGAAATGAGTGAGAGAGCGAGGATAATCGCGCCAGCAGCAGCGATGATTTTACCAAACACTGGAATATTCATGAAAAAGGGTTCCCTTTCTCAGTATAGCAAATTTGTACCCTTCCTGTTCTTGAATTTGGCAGAAAACCTTGATTCAATAAGGTCTACATTCATCCGCAAATTCACTGTCACAGACGCTTTCAAAAGGGAACCCTTTTGAGCATGCATTTGCATGGGTATGAAATTTTATAAATCGCTGTAACTGTGGGAGTTTTTGGTATGGGTGCGAAGCAATCATTACAACCAAAACAGGGGCAAAAAGTTGGGTATGTTCGGGTTTCTGACGAAGATCAGAGCGAAAATCTACAAATAGACGCCCTGAAAGCGGCGGGATGCGATGTGATCTATGGTGATCACGGTGTGTCGGGCGCAATCCCTCATCGCAAGGGATTGGAGGAAATGCTCGCCAGTCTTGAAGATGGAGACACACTTGTGGTCTGGAAACTGGATAGGCTTGGGCGCTCCACCATTCACTTGCTGCAATTGCTGGATGATCTTCGCAAGCGCGGTGTTGATTTCCAAGCCATCACCCAAGGCATCGACACAACAACGGCAGTGGGGCGCATGCTCTATGGGCAACTTGCCGTATTTGCTGAATTCGAACGTGAACAAATATCCGAACGCACCAAAGCAGGCATGAAAGCCGCCAAAAAACGCGGCATCCACATCGGAAGACCGAGAAAAGCAAGCTGAAACTGTACCTCTAATAGCGCAGTATGGACAAACTAGATCTATGTTGTAGATGTAAAAGGAATCAATATCTGAAGATAATAGTTATTGTGAAAAAAATGGCCTTTGCAACCGTAGTGTGTCCTATGTTTTTCGGCTTTTTTGTTCTGAAACGAGGCTGTCACCATACTGATTTGTTTTAATAATTACAGCAAGTGCTCTCCTTTAAAAAAACGCGTGCATTCAATTATAAAAAATGCTTTTCTCTCGAAGTACAACTAAAAGGCGATTTCCGTGTCAAAAATAAATAAGTCAGAGATCTATGAAAAAAATTTGAATTTCTTGCTTGGTTCAGGTGCTTCTTTTGGCTTATTGCCAACTCTTGCTTTAGAAGTGAAACAACACGGAACTGAAGATGCCCACACCGTCGAAACTTTGGCTACCAAGTTCGCAGGAAATGATGATTTCAAAGCACATCTTTTCTCTTGGTACGTTCGCAACGTCATTCTTCCAGCAGCTCAATACAATCCTGATTTGTCATTTTTAAATACCGATAAACAAAGCAAGGCGATTGAAAATTACCGTCAATTCGTCGAAACGGTTTTGAAGATACTCAGCAAGAAAAGCCATAAGAAGCGAGTTAATGTATTCACGACCAACTATGACGGGATGGTTGCACATACTGCCGAGGCTCTTCTAAGGCTTGG is drawn from Cohaesibacter gelatinilyticus and contains these coding sequences:
- a CDS encoding type IV secretory system conjugative DNA transfer family protein; this encodes MKLNYLISATITGMLAIVLFTTSTEAQSIFFGIDDYGRRTNPIGLKLLTMLIPICLGFCIGWFFSPGASRVRGATLIFSAVSIILVAIANDGVLGGSSALLVAVVGFFGALGFWLKRGISALGEAPRTFGSSRWATQEDLEIHNIIGDDGIRIGQAYHQAPTDVISYKGDRHLLTVAPTRSGKGTTQIIPNLLSYTGSTLVIDPKGENAMITTGHRKAMGQDVYIVDPWGIANIEGIETAHFNPLDWLDITDVDITENAMLLADALVVGENHADSFWIEEAKALLQGLILYVATDENEADQRHLGRVRDLLLLDGEDMPKQFKRMTQSPHHIVASTGARCLQKEPKLIANVLAAAQAQTHFLDSARIRESLSMSDFKFEDLKTKPMSIYLVLPADRLNAFGRWLRLLVQQAITVNARNIAKKPEKPILFILDEFAALGRLSMVEQAYGLMAGFGLQIWGIVQDFNQLERIYGGGWQSFVSNSGMINYFGSSDKMTAEYFSSMCGETTVWNFSSAVANAFSPSSGDKSTTETDNRSAAQRKLAYPDELMRINTTKQIVFIENMYPLQAFKTPWFKDEALKSKGVNLHDQ
- a CDS encoding relaxase/mobilization nuclease domain-containing protein translates to MDASKFDAGFGDQIMILKGSQRAGASALANHLMNERDNDHITLLELHGFASSNLNDALLETHAISKATRCKQYMFSLSLNPPKDCIATEDDYIEAADRAEKTLGLDGQPRAIVIHEKEGRRHAHVVWSRIDGQELKAINLPHYKNKLRDLSRDLFLDHGWDLPNGLKTYGGKSPLNFTLEEWQQAKRQNIDPREIKQAFQQAWERSDSLVGLVNALEDRGYFLARGDRRGFVAIDVDGNVYALSKWSGVRAKDLKSKLGSPDQLPSVDETKDTIRSKVSDQMRDYISQVKDRQRRDFDPLRETHDAMKQAHREERQKLHDGQTKRWTNETKLRFERLNKGLRGLFDRLTGKAKSIQKQNEMEARACAARDQKQRDFMVMAQMAERQKLQRQIDTLRAKHKRDRKILANDVARSLQRQRKFKDIEHNHGLNIRPHPTLSL
- a CDS encoding recombinase family protein, whose protein sequence is MGAKQSLQPKQGQKVGYVRVSDEDQSENLQIDALKAAGCDVIYGDHGVSGAIPHRKGLEEMLASLEDGDTLVVWKLDRLGRSTIHLLQLLDDLRKRGVDFQAITQGIDTTTAVGRMLYGQLAVFAEFEREQISERTKAGMKAAKKRGIHIGRPRKAS
- a CDS encoding antirestriction protein ArdA; this translates as MTVTFYAQPYDIDATGFYFSDAETYKETIGKITNRYGDPVEEFELQFIDGDAIDAELFKALCISQATILPFMEKLDKWEDWNKTDIVIAVGECGYSFDLESDDPDDLDIDLYAGMDLNDLARHFIEDGLFGDIPERLAFYLDYDAIARDLGHDYAETTITGETCVYRMA
- a CDS encoding DUF5989 family protein: MSFVAEMWAFLRVRKKLWLAPVITVMIIMGGLLILAKGSVVAPFIYTLF
- a CDS encoding DUF7678 domain-containing protein — its product is MINNHYLVAGNFRHYPFMRTSRIVAVSDEDKNNRSKNPFNLNAQPQKKTNIRDQDNVAKEHSPPNNESHPRPNTAPRGMKGIKTKEQQQQAYDVEFEFDLLVEKSDMEWHRVIDGNFDHSENLKGFSFELTLSEDNKSKTIEGSNIEQLDLKKDGLIVSRFDKGWKHKSNMPKANKAIEQLKEKFPEQKKEFKSFADMNPNDDRDIDL
- a CDS encoding SxtJ family membrane protein, producing MLDKEIPLPSNRKFGYFFAIIFICLSAYLFWSESNMSATVSVVLAAGFGGLASVAPDWLTLPNKLWFKFGILLSKIVSPIVLGFIFFLLITPIALVTKIFGRDELRLKRRNVSSHWIIRNPVGPEPNSFKNQH